The proteins below come from a single Roseiflexus sp. RS-1 genomic window:
- a CDS encoding FAD-binding domain-containing protein, with amino-acid sequence MSSNMRREFASRDELIAYLRREFPQAAARSGEVSAIRGGRQEAEVRLQRIDPRRYAATRNYLNGAVTHLSPYIRYGVLSLAEVRDAALSRVRRPADAAKLVSELGWRDYWQRLYERLGDDVWRDQEPYKTGYRADEYAAELPDDIIEGRTGLACMDAFSRDLRSTGYLHNHARMWLASYVVHWRRVAWQAGARWFLEHLLDGDPASNNLSWQWVASTFSHKPYIFNRENLERFTDGVYCRTCPLYGRCDFEGTHEALNRRLFRDATDAGG; translated from the coding sequence ATGTCCTCCAACATGCGCCGGGAGTTTGCCAGCCGCGATGAGTTGATCGCCTACCTGCGCCGTGAGTTTCCGCAGGCTGCGGCACGGAGCGGTGAGGTGAGCGCGATCCGTGGCGGACGGCAGGAAGCGGAGGTGCGCTTGCAGCGCATCGACCCGCGCCGCTACGCCGCCACACGCAACTACCTGAATGGTGCGGTCACCCATCTGTCGCCCTACATCCGCTATGGCGTGCTCAGTCTGGCGGAGGTGCGCGACGCTGCGCTCAGTCGGGTGCGCCGCCCCGCCGATGCTGCCAAACTGGTGAGTGAACTGGGATGGCGCGACTACTGGCAGCGGCTCTACGAACGCCTTGGCGATGATGTCTGGCGCGATCAGGAGCCATACAAGACTGGTTACCGCGCCGACGAGTATGCCGCCGAACTGCCGGACGACATCATTGAAGGGCGTACAGGGCTGGCATGTATGGACGCATTCAGCCGCGACCTGCGCTCCACCGGCTACCTCCACAACCATGCGCGCATGTGGCTGGCATCGTATGTGGTACACTGGCGACGAGTCGCGTGGCAGGCGGGTGCGCGCTGGTTTCTCGAACACCTGCTCGACGGCGACCCGGCGAGCAACAATCTGTCGTGGCAGTGGGTGGCGAGCACCTTCAGCCATAAACCGTACATCTTCAATCGTGAAAACCTGGAACGTTTTACCGATGGCGTCTACTGCCGCACATGCCCCCTCTACGGACGCTGCGACTTCGAAGGAACCCACGAGGCGCTGAACCGGCGTCTCTTTCGTGATGCAACCGACGCTGGCGGATGA
- a CDS encoding 1-acyl-sn-glycerol-3-phosphate acyltransferase: MQPTLADEYAMGFYTLRRERDPEQLDAVTRLNIEDLIASFKLDRIRRGRRLLELICWLPARRFAHQILAYEQMVGSCGLHVGASWIVHTFARRLEIYGAELVPRRGPLLVLSNHPGMSDAMALFTALCRADLKVIAAERKLLRLLPNISSHLVFIPEGEDESRGRMSGMRAIAAHLRRGGAALIYPAGRIEPDPLVMPDAIDALANWSESVTLFARLAPETLVLPVAVGGTISAAALRNPIPRLYRKRRDREWAAATLQVLIPAYRPPVVRVVFAEPFQAAGLAELGGPPDIMRAITRRVADAMRRMQTPDPMNVIRAGDESIIEQPAHLASSREHIGACR, from the coding sequence ATGCAACCGACGCTGGCGGATGAATATGCGATGGGCTTTTATACACTGCGCAGAGAGCGCGATCCGGAACAACTCGATGCAGTCACCCGTCTGAATATTGAAGACCTGATCGCTTCGTTCAAACTCGACCGTATCCGGCGCGGTCGCCGCCTGCTGGAGTTGATCTGCTGGCTCCCTGCGCGCCGCTTTGCGCATCAGATCCTGGCGTATGAACAGATGGTCGGCTCGTGTGGTCTGCACGTCGGCGCATCGTGGATCGTGCATACCTTCGCCCGTCGTCTCGAAATCTATGGGGCAGAACTGGTTCCCCGGCGAGGTCCGCTGCTGGTGCTCTCGAACCATCCAGGGATGTCGGACGCGATGGCGCTGTTCACAGCGCTGTGCCGCGCCGATCTGAAGGTCATCGCCGCCGAGCGCAAACTGTTGCGTCTGCTGCCGAACATCAGCAGCCATCTGGTGTTCATACCGGAAGGCGAAGACGAAAGCCGCGGACGTATGAGCGGCATGCGCGCAATCGCGGCACATCTCCGACGCGGCGGCGCGGCGCTGATCTACCCTGCCGGCAGGATCGAACCCGACCCGCTGGTCATGCCCGACGCCATCGATGCTCTGGCGAACTGGTCGGAAAGTGTGACCCTCTTTGCGCGGCTGGCGCCGGAGACGCTCGTGTTGCCGGTCGCAGTCGGTGGAACGATTTCGGCTGCCGCACTGCGCAATCCGATACCGCGTCTCTACCGTAAACGGCGCGACCGTGAGTGGGCAGCGGCGACGCTCCAGGTGCTGATACCAGCATACCGACCGCCGGTGGTGCGCGTCGTTTTTGCCGAACCGTTCCAGGCTGCCGGTCTCGCAGAACTCGGTGGTCCACCCGATATTATGCGCGCCATCACCAGGCGCGTCGCCGATGCCATGCGGCGAATGCAGACGCCAGACCCGATGAATGTCATCCGGGCAGGTGATGAGTCAATCATCGAGCAACCGGCGCATCTGGCGTCATCACGCGAGCACATCGGTGCATGCAGGTGA
- a CDS encoding alpha-amylase family glycosyl hydrolase: protein MKAPVLALFLSIVLIIAGCGASPATAPPTAEPTVAPSATPLSEEAALLATIAANAPSPAAATPTVPLPTTFPTITLGPTAEPRPLPEGWWDTAVCYEIFVRSFYDSNGDGIGDINGLIEKLDYINDGDPTGGDDLGATCIWLMPVAEAASYHGYDVIDYDAIEKDYGTNDDFKRLIEAANRRGIRVIVDLVLNHTSSAHPWFLSALNDPSSPYRDWYIWSPVDPGYRGPWGQQVWHRSPARNEYYYGIFVAEMPDLNYRNPEVVAEAERIAAFWLNEMGVDGFRLDAIKHIVENGSEQEGTRETHAWMRSFEAAIERIKPGAFTVGEVFGGRAGSLAAYYPDQLDTYFEFGVAEGILRSANTGAPGPYLTAVEEALTRLPYQRWAPFLTNHDQERAMTVFGGDVGKARVAAIALLTLPGLPFIYYGEEIGMTGAKPDERIRTPMQWTGEPRAGFTTGTPWQAPQSDFTTVNVAAQQADPDSLLNLYRTLIRLHTTRPALGKGDFTPVSATGGAAAFLRRHNDDVALVVINFSANQVSGVTLSAARSNLEAGTYNPDVLFGSGNLQPLTVGADGSISAYALPDIPPQSALIVSLVK, encoded by the coding sequence ATGAAAGCACCTGTTCTCGCGCTCTTCCTGAGCATTGTTCTCATCATTGCCGGTTGCGGCGCGTCACCTGCAACTGCGCCCCCAACTGCTGAGCCGACCGTCGCGCCTTCTGCGACACCGCTGAGCGAAGAGGCGGCGCTGCTCGCTACTATAGCAGCCAATGCGCCATCTCCCGCAGCAGCGACGCCTACCGTTCCACTGCCGACCACGTTCCCGACCATCACCCTCGGACCGACAGCCGAACCGCGTCCATTGCCGGAAGGATGGTGGGATACTGCGGTGTGCTACGAAATCTTCGTTCGCTCGTTCTACGATAGCAACGGCGACGGCATTGGCGACATCAATGGGTTGATCGAGAAACTCGACTACATCAACGACGGCGATCCAACCGGAGGCGATGATCTGGGCGCCACCTGCATCTGGTTGATGCCGGTGGCAGAAGCAGCGAGTTACCACGGCTACGATGTCATCGACTACGACGCCATTGAAAAAGACTATGGCACAAACGACGATTTCAAGCGTCTGATCGAAGCGGCGAACAGGCGCGGCATCCGGGTGATCGTCGATCTGGTGTTGAACCACACCTCCAGTGCGCATCCCTGGTTTCTCTCGGCGTTGAACGATCCATCATCACCCTACCGCGACTGGTACATCTGGTCGCCAGTTGATCCAGGTTACCGCGGACCGTGGGGACAACAGGTGTGGCACCGTTCGCCGGCGCGCAACGAGTACTACTACGGCATCTTCGTCGCCGAAATGCCCGATCTGAACTATCGCAACCCGGAAGTCGTCGCCGAGGCGGAGCGAATCGCCGCCTTCTGGCTGAATGAGATGGGGGTCGATGGGTTCCGACTGGATGCCATTAAACACATCGTTGAGAACGGTTCTGAGCAGGAAGGCACGCGCGAAACCCACGCCTGGATGCGTTCGTTCGAGGCGGCTATCGAGCGGATCAAACCGGGCGCGTTCACAGTCGGCGAAGTGTTCGGCGGGCGCGCTGGCTCGCTTGCTGCGTACTACCCCGACCAGCTCGACACCTACTTCGAGTTTGGCGTTGCAGAAGGGATCCTGCGCTCGGCGAACACCGGCGCGCCAGGACCATACCTCACCGCTGTGGAAGAAGCGCTGACACGCCTTCCCTACCAGCGCTGGGCGCCGTTCCTCACCAACCACGATCAGGAACGCGCCATGACTGTTTTTGGCGGCGATGTCGGCAAAGCGCGCGTTGCAGCAATTGCGTTGCTGACCCTGCCCGGTCTCCCGTTCATCTACTATGGCGAGGAGATCGGCATGACGGGCGCAAAACCGGATGAGCGCATCCGCACGCCGATGCAGTGGACCGGCGAACCCAGAGCGGGGTTCACGACCGGCACACCCTGGCAGGCGCCACAGAGCGACTTCACGACGGTGAATGTCGCTGCCCAACAAGCCGATCCCGACTCGTTGCTCAACCTGTATCGCACCCTCATCCGGCTGCATACCACCCGACCGGCGCTCGGCAAAGGCGATTTCACGCCTGTGAGCGCAACCGGCGGCGCAGCGGCTTTTCTCCGTCGCCACAACGACGATGTTGCACTGGTCGTCATCAACTTCAGCGCCAACCAGGTGTCGGGCGTTACCCTTTCGGCGGCGCGGAGCAATCTTGAAGCGGGTACGTACAACCCTGATGTTCTGTTCGGCAGCGGCAACCTCCAACCGCTGACCGTCGGCGCCGATGGATCTATCAGCGCGTATGCACTGCCCGATATTCCGCCACAAAGTGCGCTGATTGTCAGTCTTGTCAAGTGA
- a CDS encoding SDR family oxidoreductase has protein sequence MNDMTGRVCVVTGANTGIGKATALGLARMGATVVMICRNRARGEAAQTEVQRVASAPVDLFRADLSSQAEVRQVADDIRARYAHIHVLIHNAGLQLPQRTLSVDGIEMTLAVNHGAPFLLTHCLLDALKAGAPSRIVVVSSLVHRWGSIDFDDLHLERGYTMDRAYFRSKLCNVLFTRELARRLSGSGVTANSLEPGLVKTDFARVYTGVQGWFVHNVWMRLFAQTPEQGAQTSVYLATSPEVAGVTGAHFAKCRPIEPSTLARDDALARRLWDVSVHLCNYSSSQIR, from the coding sequence ATGAACGATATGACCGGTCGTGTCTGCGTTGTCACCGGCGCAAACACGGGTATTGGCAAAGCCACGGCGCTTGGTCTGGCGCGGATGGGCGCCACCGTCGTCATGATCTGTCGCAACCGCGCACGTGGCGAGGCGGCACAGACAGAGGTGCAGCGCGTCGCCTCTGCACCGGTTGACCTCTTTCGCGCCGATCTGTCGTCGCAGGCCGAGGTGCGTCAGGTAGCCGACGATATTCGTGCCCGCTATGCCCACATTCACGTTCTTATCCACAACGCCGGACTGCAACTGCCGCAACGCACCCTCAGCGTCGATGGCATCGAAATGACGCTCGCCGTCAACCATGGAGCGCCATTTCTTTTGACCCACTGTTTGCTGGATGCACTGAAGGCTGGTGCGCCATCACGTATTGTCGTCGTATCGTCGCTGGTGCATCGGTGGGGGAGCATCGATTTTGATGATCTCCATCTCGAACGCGGCTATACTATGGATCGGGCGTATTTCCGGTCGAAATTGTGCAATGTGCTGTTCACACGCGAACTGGCGCGGCGACTATCCGGTTCTGGCGTGACTGCCAACAGCCTGGAGCCGGGTCTGGTGAAAACTGACTTTGCGCGCGTCTACACTGGCGTGCAGGGATGGTTCGTCCATAATGTGTGGATGCGTCTGTTTGCTCAAACGCCTGAGCAGGGCGCGCAGACGTCGGTGTATCTTGCGACCTCGCCTGAGGTTGCCGGGGTCACAGGCGCACACTTCGCAAAATGTCGTCCCATCGAGCCGTCGACGCTTGCGCGTGATGATGCCCTGGCGCGGCGTCTGTGGGATGTCAGTGTGCATTTGTGCAATTATAGCAGTTCTCAGATACGTTGA
- a CDS encoding TetR/AcrR family transcriptional regulator, with amino-acid sequence MSPRPRKGERSINLQEAIKETAWQHIARYGAPALSLRSIARALGITAPAIYNYYPDRDALVTALIIDAFTSLGDAQIAACDAFPPHDLIGRLYAIGRAYRQWALAHPQRYQLIFGAPIPGYVAPMDQVFPASARAFGALVSVVEAARRAGTLQTDSFPPLIPGYEALLEEWKLFGGDADILSLSVAVLIWARVHGLVSLQITGNLPPFGADIKALYEYEIASIERQFFRRDDHSG; translated from the coding sequence ATGTCCCCACGACCACGCAAAGGCGAACGCAGTATCAATCTGCAGGAGGCGATCAAGGAAACCGCCTGGCAGCACATTGCCAGGTATGGCGCTCCTGCATTGAGCCTGCGCTCCATTGCCCGCGCCCTGGGGATCACTGCGCCTGCCATCTACAACTACTACCCCGACCGCGATGCGCTGGTGACGGCGTTGATCATCGATGCCTTCACGTCCCTGGGCGATGCGCAGATCGCTGCGTGCGACGCCTTCCCGCCGCATGATCTCATCGGGCGGCTGTACGCCATCGGGCGTGCGTATCGTCAGTGGGCGCTGGCGCATCCGCAGCGCTATCAACTCATCTTTGGCGCACCGATTCCTGGTTATGTAGCGCCGATGGATCAGGTCTTTCCTGCTTCGGCGCGAGCGTTTGGCGCACTCGTGAGCGTGGTGGAAGCGGCGCGTCGGGCAGGAACGTTACAGACGGACTCTTTCCCGCCTCTGATACCAGGCTATGAGGCGCTCCTCGAAGAGTGGAAACTGTTTGGCGGCGATGCTGATATTCTGTCGCTCTCGGTGGCGGTGCTGATCTGGGCGCGGGTGCATGGACTGGTGTCACTCCAGATCACCGGGAACCTGCCACCCTTCGGCGCTGACATCAAGGCGCTCTATGAGTACGAGATTGCGTCCATCGAGCGGCAGTTTTTCAGGAGAGATGATCATTCCGGTTGA
- a CDS encoding DUF4258 domain-containing protein, which yields MKTIEQILRQLTNGEFEFTRHALRRVVERNISESEIRQAARNGRIIEDYPDDKYSPSCLILGFTQEGRPLHIQVSYAENEKVRIITLYEPDPDEWIEFSKRRL from the coding sequence GTGAAGACCATCGAGCAAATCTTGCGACAACTGACAAATGGCGAATTTGAGTTTACCCGCCATGCTCTGCGACGAGTCGTTGAGCGCAACATCAGCGAGAGCGAGATTCGTCAAGCGGCGAGAAATGGTCGTATCATTGAAGATTATCCTGACGACAAGTACTCGCCCAGTTGCCTGATATTGGGCTTTACTCAAGAAGGACGACCCTTGCACATTCAGGTATCGTATGCCGAAAACGAAAAAGTGAGAATCATCACTCTATACGAGCCTGATCCTGATGAATGGATAGAGTTCTCAAAACGGAGGTTGTAA
- a CDS encoding YgiT-type zinc finger protein → MFKCHVCGSTEGQEARVHEVFHIDGQFVLVENIPAVVCRRCGETIFSRETAESVRQLVRGQGKPVKSVRLDVFAYA, encoded by the coding sequence ATGTTCAAGTGCCATGTCTGCGGTTCGACGGAAGGACAGGAGGCGCGTGTCCATGAAGTGTTTCACATTGACGGACAGTTCGTGCTGGTGGAAAACATTCCCGCCGTTGTCTGTCGCCGTTGTGGTGAGACCATTTTTAGCCGAGAGACGGCTGAGTCGGTGCGACAACTGGTACGCGGACAAGGCAAGCCTGTCAAGTCAGTGCGACTGGATGTCTTTGCGTATGCCTGA
- the menE gene encoding o-succinylbenzoate--CoA ligase encodes MMPDWLSAQAKARPDGVALIVGETMLTYRALNEQTAQFAARLFAWGVSRGDVVGILLPNRLEAALAIHAAARLGVTLALFNTRLTPVELDMQVRSAGCCFLLCDRDTLPTALALPSAPRLLCVDPIDDPRLTPLDRLTGDPATFREGMIDPDAPFAIIFTSGTTGSPKGAVLTCGAFFASAMASAYRIGVLPDDRWLCVLPLYHVGGLSILLRSCLYGTAVDLWQRFDAAAIAHRMTTAPVTLISLVPTMLHRLLELFGDEPPPPRLRLVLLGGAAASPDLLKRALQAGWALATTYGLTEAASQVATALPEQVRRKPGSVGRPLLFTSVRVVDEAGHDQPPGVYGDILIRGPTLMRGYLGEPPLDAGAWFATGDIGYLDADGDLWVVQRRSDLIISGGENIYPAEIEQVLRQHPAVADVAVVGVPSPEWGQQVGAVLVLRDPAVDVREILAFSRTRLAGYKQPRIVRVVDELPRTASGKIHRAAVAELLEGMIH; translated from the coding sequence ATGATGCCCGACTGGCTCTCGGCTCAGGCGAAGGCGCGCCCCGACGGGGTGGCGCTGATCGTCGGCGAGACGATGCTGACCTACAGAGCACTGAACGAACAGACGGCGCAGTTTGCTGCCCGTCTGTTCGCGTGGGGCGTGTCGCGCGGCGATGTGGTGGGCATCCTGTTGCCAAACCGTCTGGAAGCGGCGCTGGCGATTCATGCCGCAGCACGTCTCGGAGTGACGCTGGCGCTGTTCAACACCCGGCTCACACCGGTGGAACTCGATATGCAGGTGCGCAGTGCCGGATGCTGCTTCCTGCTCTGCGACCGTGACACCCTGCCGACAGCGCTGGCGCTGCCATCTGCGCCCCGACTGCTGTGCGTCGATCCGATTGATGACCCACGCCTGACGCCGCTTGACCGGTTGACCGGCGATCCCGCAACGTTCCGTGAGGGTATGATCGACCCCGACGCGCCTTTCGCAATCATCTTCACATCGGGGACAACCGGCAGTCCCAAGGGCGCAGTCCTGACCTGTGGCGCATTCTTCGCCAGCGCGATGGCATCAGCCTATCGTATCGGCGTGCTTCCCGATGATCGATGGCTCTGCGTGCTGCCGTTGTACCACGTCGGCGGACTCAGCATTCTTCTGCGATCTTGCCTCTACGGAACCGCCGTTGATCTCTGGCAGCGCTTCGATGCCGCAGCCATTGCCCATCGCATGACAACCGCGCCGGTGACGCTGATCTCACTTGTGCCGACGATGCTCCACCGCCTGCTGGAACTGTTCGGCGATGAACCGCCGCCGCCACGCCTGCGACTCGTGCTGCTCGGCGGGGCTGCCGCGTCGCCCGACCTGCTGAAACGCGCGTTACAGGCAGGATGGGCGCTTGCCACAACCTATGGATTGACCGAGGCGGCATCGCAGGTCGCCACAGCGCTGCCCGAACAGGTGCGGCGCAAACCCGGCAGCGTCGGACGCCCGCTGCTATTCACCAGCGTGCGTGTCGTCGATGAAGCAGGGCATGATCAACCACCCGGAGTCTACGGCGACATTCTGATACGCGGACCGACCCTGATGCGCGGGTATCTCGGCGAACCGCCGCTCGACGCTGGCGCCTGGTTTGCGACGGGAGACATCGGCTATCTCGATGCCGACGGTGATCTGTGGGTCGTGCAGCGACGCAGCGATCTGATCATCAGCGGCGGTGAGAATATCTACCCGGCTGAGATCGAACAGGTGCTGCGTCAGCATCCAGCCGTCGCCGATGTTGCGGTTGTCGGCGTTCCTTCACCGGAGTGGGGGCAACAGGTCGGCGCTGTGCTCGTACTGCGCGATCCAGCCGTGGACGTGCGCGAGATCCTGGCGTTCAGTCGCACCCGGCTGGCAGGCTACAAACAACCGCGCATCGTCCGGGTCGTTGACGAGTTGCCGCGCACCGCGTCAGGGAAGATCCACCGGGCGGCAGTGGCAGAATTGCTGGAAGGGATGATACACTAA
- the menB gene encoding 1,4-dihydroxy-2-naphthoyl-CoA synthase: MTRFTPKLSSLVEWTEVKEYEDITFHVGGGIARIAFNRPEIRNAFRPKTIDEMTEAFLSAWHNQEVGVVILTGNGPSPKDGKYAFCSGGDQTVRGQAGYVDDQGVARLNVLQLQRYIRTMPKPVIAAVAGYAIGGGHVLHVICDLTIAADNAIFGQTGPIVGSFDAGFGASYLAAIVGQKKAREIWYLCRQYNAQQALEMGLVNTVVPVDELEDEAVRWAQEILEKSPIAIRFLKAGFNADLDGQTGIQVLAGDATMLFYMTEEGNEGRKAYLEKRKPDFSKFPRRP, from the coding sequence ATGACACGTTTCACCCCCAAACTTTCATCGCTGGTCGAATGGACGGAGGTGAAGGAGTACGAAGACATCACCTTTCACGTTGGCGGCGGCATTGCGCGCATTGCCTTCAACCGACCGGAAATCCGCAATGCGTTCCGTCCGAAAACGATTGACGAGATGACCGAAGCCTTTCTGAGCGCCTGGCACAACCAGGAAGTCGGCGTTGTCATTCTGACCGGCAACGGTCCAAGCCCGAAGGATGGCAAATACGCCTTCTGCTCCGGCGGCGATCAGACAGTGCGCGGGCAGGCGGGGTACGTCGACGACCAGGGTGTCGCCCGTTTGAACGTCCTGCAACTGCAACGCTACATCCGCACGATGCCCAAGCCGGTGATCGCTGCTGTTGCCGGATACGCTATTGGCGGCGGGCATGTTCTGCACGTGATCTGCGACCTGACGATTGCAGCGGACAATGCCATCTTCGGACAGACCGGTCCGATCGTTGGCAGTTTCGATGCCGGTTTTGGCGCGAGTTATCTGGCGGCGATTGTCGGGCAGAAGAAAGCGCGTGAGATCTGGTACCTCTGCCGCCAGTACAACGCGCAGCAGGCGCTGGAGATGGGGTTGGTGAATACGGTGGTGCCGGTTGATGAACTGGAAGATGAGGCGGTACGCTGGGCGCAGGAGATTCTTGAGAAGAGTCCGATTGCCATCCGCTTCCTCAAGGCTGGCTTCAACGCCGATCTGGATGGACAGACCGGCATCCAGGTGCTGGCGGGCGATGCGACGATGCTCTTCTACATGACCGAAGAAGGCAACGAGGGCAGGAAAGCCTACCTTGAGAAACGCAAGCCCGATTTCTCGAAGTTCCCCCGCCGACCATGA
- the menD gene encoding 2-succinyl-5-enolpyruvyl-6-hydroxy-3-cyclohexene-1-carboxylic-acid synthase → MTNRNIFYATTLVDELARAGLRFVCLAPGSRNTPLVLACARHPAIKVFSHLDERSAAFFALGLALATDTPAAVVCTSGSAAANFFPAIVEAHQAGVPLLALTADRPHELRDSGANQTIDQVKMFGGFVRWSVDLALPEATPPPVVVRSLRTLAARAMAIAGGEPPGVVHLNLPFRPPLEPTPVAGDITAPPDAAQPRQAGAPYTYCLTATRSGVPEAVIEQIASLLQQHERGLIVCGPRCPSGEFGALVSELADRTGYPALVDGVSGIRFGYPGVIGGYETFLFGEHSFPPPDVVVRFGAVPTSKWLNQYLDTAAPSAVIHVRAGGVWADDSHRVSHFIAADESAFIRALLPHLKERRGAWIQMFEEAEAQVWSAVEAALNDEPYFDGAAVYDAVSLLPEGAALFVGNSLPVRHLDQFGKPGARRIHAFANRGASGIDGNISTALGVGAGRPDTPMAAIVGDITFYHDMNGLLAVRRCGVPITIVLLNNDGGGIFHRLPINRFEPEFTDYFVTPHGLHFAHAAKMYGLDYVQVRDREAFRRAFRESIEARAATIIELRTDARADLARRPALMRSAKASDVRGL, encoded by the coding sequence ATGACCAATCGCAACATTTTTTACGCAACGACACTGGTGGATGAACTTGCCCGCGCCGGGTTACGCTTTGTGTGCCTGGCGCCCGGTTCGCGCAATACGCCGCTGGTGCTGGCATGCGCGCGCCATCCCGCAATCAAAGTCTTTTCGCACCTGGACGAGCGCAGCGCGGCGTTTTTTGCGCTCGGTCTGGCGCTGGCGACCGATACGCCGGCTGCGGTTGTTTGCACGTCTGGTTCGGCGGCGGCGAATTTCTTTCCGGCGATTGTGGAGGCGCACCAGGCGGGTGTGCCGCTGCTGGCGCTGACAGCGGATCGCCCCCACGAACTGCGCGACAGCGGCGCAAACCAGACCATCGATCAGGTGAAAATGTTTGGCGGCTTTGTGCGCTGGAGTGTCGATCTGGCGCTGCCGGAAGCGACCCCGCCGCCGGTTGTGGTGCGCTCCCTGCGGACGCTGGCGGCGCGAGCGATGGCGATCGCTGGCGGTGAGCCGCCAGGAGTGGTGCATCTGAACCTTCCCTTCCGTCCACCGCTCGAACCGACGCCGGTCGCCGGAGACATCACCGCTCCCCCGGACGCGGCACAACCACGCCAGGCGGGTGCGCCCTACACGTATTGCCTGACCGCGACACGCTCTGGAGTGCCAGAAGCAGTTATCGAACAGATTGCCTCCCTCCTTCAGCAGCACGAACGCGGTCTGATCGTCTGCGGTCCGCGCTGCCCCAGCGGGGAGTTTGGCGCACTGGTGAGCGAACTGGCGGATCGCACCGGCTACCCGGCGCTGGTTGATGGTGTATCGGGGATCCGTTTTGGCTATCCGGGCGTGATTGGCGGGTACGAGACATTCCTCTTCGGCGAACACTCGTTTCCGCCCCCCGATGTGGTGGTGCGGTTCGGCGCGGTTCCCACCTCGAAGTGGCTCAACCAGTATCTCGACACGGCTGCGCCGTCGGCGGTCATCCATGTGCGCGCTGGCGGCGTATGGGCGGATGACAGTCATCGGGTGAGCCATTTCATCGCAGCGGATGAGTCTGCGTTCATTCGGGCGCTGTTGCCGCACCTGAAGGAGCGCCGGGGCGCATGGATACAAATGTTCGAGGAAGCGGAAGCGCAGGTCTGGTCGGCAGTTGAAGCCGCTCTTAACGACGAACCGTATTTCGACGGCGCTGCTGTCTACGACGCTGTGAGTCTGCTGCCGGAAGGTGCGGCGCTCTTCGTCGGCAACAGCCTGCCGGTACGTCATCTCGACCAGTTCGGGAAACCGGGCGCCCGGCGTATCCATGCCTTTGCGAACCGGGGCGCATCAGGCATCGATGGGAATATCTCGACGGCGCTTGGCGTCGGCGCGGGACGACCCGATACGCCGATGGCAGCCATTGTTGGCGATATTACGTTCTACCACGATATGAATGGCTTGCTGGCAGTGCGACGTTGCGGCGTTCCAATAACGATCGTGCTGCTCAACAACGATGGCGGCGGCATCTTTCATCGTCTGCCGATCAACCGCTTCGAGCCGGAGTTTACCGATTATTTCGTGACGCCGCATGGGTTGCATTTTGCTCACGCGGCGAAGATGTATGGTCTGGACTACGTACAGGTGCGGGATCGCGAGGCATTCCGGCGCGCCTTCCGCGAGAGCATCGAGGCGCGCGCTGCAACGATCATCGAACTCCGCACCGATGCGCGCGCCGATCTCGCCCGTCGTCCGGCTCTGATGCGGTCTGCAAAAGCATCCGATGTTCGTGGGTTGTAG